In Silene latifolia isolate original U9 population chromosome X, ASM4854445v1, whole genome shotgun sequence, the following proteins share a genomic window:
- the LOC141620210 gene encoding uncharacterized protein LOC141620210 — translation MFMCAVARPVYGENGDLLIDGKIGVWPFIEHVPAARKSKHWEVGTIVTKAVESIIRQVTKDCIIQKIIPAIKAKWLANASKTIFIQQDNARPDISDLDPDFRTAVTSDGLYKHFRMMKLPLQSTVDELVNNVMTAFIDHESMKLNFNYLTLQSVMVEIMKCRGHNDFKIPHMSKESLLRQGILLTNLTIDAQLVRECLEYLDANGNGSAPNELREGVTQLFTVHENHPGEGEMLQMIEATEVDDVWDLFWFDV, via the exons ATGTTCATGTGTGCTGTGGCCAGGCCAGTTTATGGAGAAAATGGTGACCTTCTTATTGACGGGAAAATAGGAGTATGGCCTTTCATTGAACATGTGCCAGCAGCAAGGAAATCTAAACATTGGGAGGTAGGCACAATAGTGACAAAAGCAGTTGAATCCATTATAAGACAAGTTACAAAAGATTGCATCATTCAGAAAATAATTCCAGCAATCAAGGCAAAGTGGCTTGCTAATGCAAGTAAGACCATATTCATTCAACAAGATAATGCAAGACCAGATATTTCTGACCTTGACCCAGATTTTAGGACTGCTGTCACCTCAGATG GTCTTTACAAACACTTCAGAATGATGAAGTTGCCTCTACAGTCTACAGTTGATGAATTAGTGAATAATGTTATGACAGCTTTTATAGATCATGAATCAATGAAGCTGAACTTCAATTATCTTACTCTACAATCAGTCATGGTGGAAATCATGAAATGTAGGGGACACAATGACTTCAAGATTCCTCATATGAGCAAGGAGTCACTATTGAGACAGGGAATACTTCTAACAAATCTCACAATTGATGCACAATTAGTGAGGGAATGTTTAGAATATTTGGATGCAAATGGGAATGGCAGTGCTCCGAACGAGCTAAGAGAGGGAGTAACTCAATTATTTACGGTACATGAAAATCATCCAGGGGAAGGGGAGATGCTTCAGATGATTGAAGCAACAGAAGTGGATGATGTATGGGATCTGTTTTGGTTTGATGTTTAG